A DNA window from Hordeum vulgare subsp. vulgare chromosome 1H, MorexV3_pseudomolecules_assembly, whole genome shotgun sequence contains the following coding sequences:
- the LOC123430073 gene encoding E3 ubiquitin-protein ligase RZFP34-like, with protein MDLGAEQHGCEHYTRRCRIRAPCCGEVFGCRHCHNQAKNSLEVDVLDRHDIPRHEISKVICSLCNKEQDVQKNCSGCGACMGKYFCEKCNFFDDDISKNQYHCDGCGICRTGGMDNFFHCEKCGCCYSNVLKDSHHCVERAMHQNCPVCYEYLFDSTMDISVLHCGHTIHLECLNEMRVHHHFSCPVCSRSACDMTDAWQKLDQEVAATPMPEFYQKKMVWILCNDCGATSSVRFHVLAQKCPGCSSYNTRETRGGPATVACSRV; from the exons ATGGATTTGGGGGCAGAGCAGCACGG CTGCGAGCATTACACGAGGAGGTGCAGGATACGGGCGCCCTGCTGCGGCGAGGTCTTCGGCTGCCGGCATTGCCACAACCAAGCTAAG AATTCGCTCGAGGTGGACGTCCTCGACCGGCACGACATCCCCCGCCACGAAATCAGCAAG GTCATCTGCTCTCTCTGCAACAAAGAACAGGAT GTGCAGAAGAACTGCTCCGGTTGTGGGGCATGCATGGGGaaatacttctgtgaaaaatgcaACTTCTTTGACGATGAT ATCTCAAAGAACCAGTATCACTGCGATGGATGCGGCATCTGCAG aACTGGTGGCATGGACAATTTCTTCCACTGCGAAAAATGCG GGTGTTGCTACAGCAATGTTTTGAAGGACTCTCATCATTGTGTAGAGAGAGCAATGCATCAAAACTGCCCTGTCTGCTACGAG TATCTATTTGACTCGACCATGGACATCAGCGTACTGCACTGCGGGCACACGATCCATTTGGAGTGCCTGAACGAGATGAGGGTTCATCACCA CTTCTCGTGCCCGGTCTGCTCGCGGTCGGCCTGCGACATGACCGATGCGTGGCAGAAGCTCGACCAGGAGGTCGCCGCCACACCCATGCCAGAGTTCTACCAGAAGAAGATG gtATGGATCCTCTGCAACGACTGCGGGGCGACGTCGAGCGTGCGCTTCCACGTCCTGGCGCAAAAGTGTCCCGGGTGCAGCTCTTACAACACCAGGGAGACGAGGGGCGGCCCGGCTACGGTGGCATGCTCCAGAgtctga